From Pagrus major chromosome 9, Pma_NU_1.0, the proteins below share one genomic window:
- the LOC141002483 gene encoding interferon-induced protein 44-like has product MTIPAPTSNTTSDRSFTTKYETYNIRKENLQTLYPVVFNDVMGLEEGSVSGVHPEDIKLAMKGHVREKYKFNPASPLSSGDSDYNPEPSADDKVHVVVCVLSANSAEITESVLQKVAVIREAARDLGIPQMAMITKIDEACGETQKDLKNVYKSKHLKKKMNDFSAAVGIPMNCIFPVKNYSEENDIKDDVDSLILNALRLMIDFGDDFINKI; this is encoded by the exons ATGACTATTCCTGCTCCGACCAGTAACACCACCTCTGACAGAAGTTTCACCACAAAG TATGAAACTTATAacatcagaaaagaaaacctgcagacACTTTATCCTGTGGTCTTCAATGACGTCATGGGTCTGGAGGAAGGGTCCGTCTCTGGAGTTCATCCTGAAGACATCAAACTGGCCATGAAGGGACATGTGAGGGAGAAATACAAG TTCAATCCTGCATCTCCACTGTCCAGTGGTGATTCAGACTACAACCCAGAACCGTCTGCAGATGACAAAGTTCATGTTGTGGTTTGTGTGCTTTCTGCCAACTCAGCAGAAATTACAGAGTCAGTTCTGCAGAAGGTGGCAGTAATTAGAGAGGCAGCCAGAGACCTGG gGATTCCCCAAATGGCGATGATCACCAAGATCGATGAAGCCTGTGGTGAAACTCAAAAGGACCTGAAGAATGTGTACAAGAGCAAACACCTGAAGAAGAAG ATGAATGACTTCAGTGCAGCAGTGGGGATCCCGATGAACTGCATCTTTCCTGTGAAGAACTACAGCGAAGAAAACGACATCAAAGATGATGTTGACAGTCTGATTCTGAACGCACTGAGACTCATGATCGACTTTGGAGACGACTTCATCAACAAAATTTAA